The following are from one region of the Ictalurus furcatus strain D&B chromosome 11, Billie_1.0, whole genome shotgun sequence genome:
- the rbm38 gene encoding RNA-binding protein 38, whose translation MLLHPCMNGTLEAMHPTGIQKDTTFTKIFVGGLPYHTNDASLRKYFEAYGDIDEAVVITDRQTGKSRGYGFVTMADRLAAERACKDPNPIIDGRKANVNLAYLGAKPRSLQTGISIGVQPVHPALIQRQYGLVPQYVYPQAFVQPGLVLPSQVASSLTSPYVDYTAAYAQYTSAVEHYPYASSPGFMSYGYTNSHITGQASNTTSLHQTLTNTPTAATPAFIQYPPQQHLQPERMQ comes from the exons ATGCTTTTACATCCGTGTATGAACGGCACACTCGAAGCTATGCATCCAACGGGAATCCAAAAAGACACTACTTTCACGAAGATTTTCGTCGGGGGTTTACCCTATCATACAAATGATGCATCTTTGAGAAAATACTTCGAAGCATACGGAGACATAGACGAGGCTGTGGTCATaacggacagacagacggggAAGTCAAGAGGCTACGGCTTC GTGACAATGGCTGACAGGTTAGCAGCAGAACGAGCCTGTAAAGACCCAAATCCCATCATTGATGGTCGTAAGGCCAATGTCAACCTGGCCTACCTCGGAGCCAAGCCACGCAGTCTTCAGACAG GCATATCTATTGGTGTGCAGCCAGTTCATCCAGCACTTATCCAAAGGCAGTATGG gCTGGTGCCGCAGTATGTATACCCACAAGCCTTTGTACAGCCCGGCCTCGTGCTCCCTTCTCAAGTGGCCTCCTCGCTCACTTCTCCGTATGTGGACTACACTGCTGCCTATGCCCAGTACACCTCAGCAGTTGAGCACTACCCTTATGCCTCTTCCCCAGGTTTCATGAGCTATGGCTACACCAACAGCCACATCACCGGCCAAGCCTCCAACACCACTTCACTGCACCAGACGCTCACTAATACACCCACTGCTGCCACCCCTGCCTTCATCCAGTACCCACCACAGCAGCATCTGCAACCCGAGCGTATGCAGTGA